The proteins below come from a single Denticeps clupeoides chromosome 15, fDenClu1.1, whole genome shotgun sequence genomic window:
- the lig4 gene encoding DNA ligase 4 isoform X1, which produces MTPAERANGPSRPIQSPRPNRADASPPVSPALDRAQAPVQFVTVQEQRIILSMEGASKGESGSQSSVAAQVPFLHLCTTLERIQKAKMRPDKAKILRDFIDSWRKFHGALHKDDTNTTDSFYPAMRLIVPPFERERMAYGIKESMLAKLYLDVLGLPKNGPEANKLLNYRAPTTSQGEAGDFAGMAYFVLKKRCTSQGNLSIKEVNDFLDSVAIHNASKQKEQVKKNLLHLITHSTALEQKWLIRMVLKDMKLGISKETVLQVFHPDAAELYNVSTDLSKVCQQLHDPTVSLSEVSIGLFSAFKPMLAAVGNIRQVEKQMGNNAFFIETKLDGERIQLHKDGDVYKYYTRNSFEYSQQFGSSPLEGSLTPHIHKVFKPHVVNCILDGEMMAYNPTTEAFMQKGSKFDIKRLMEDSEVQTCFCVFDVLLVNDKKFANEPLKKRYETLQTVFTPVKGRIQLVPKVEAQIMQDVVRALNEAIDSREEGIMVKDPMSIYKPDKRGEGWLKIKPEYVDGLMDELDLLIVGGYWGKGRRGGMMSHFLCAVAESPPPGEKPSVFHTICRIGSGYTMKELYDLGLKLAKHWKVYRKNDPPAAVLCGTEKPEVYIEPRNSVIVQVKAAEIVGSDMYHTDCTLRFPRIERIREDKQWHQCMTLAELNQFRYKASGKLASRHLQIQEDQVDKKKRKLAPRPKKTIGVVDHFKSQDLSAVTKETDMFEDVEFCVISGTDRHSKAELEKGVARCGGIVVQNPGRDTYCVVAGKENMRVKNLVSSDLHDVVWATWLLECLDRKQVVPWQPRHMIHMSPSTREHFAQEYDRYGDSYFVDADAQQLMEVFGRIPEPGQGSLDVGSLEQRYGWDDLPTSMFRPYTAFLDRCSDIGDPRSIIPGTSLDTRGLEFRFHGGTVAEKLQEGVSHVLVCEETRLLDLKTLRRLFKRKFKIVKEEWVRDSVAAGHLKNDNEYLV; this is translated from the exons ATGACCCCAGCTGAGCGGGCAAACGGACCGTCGCGACCGATACAGAGTCCCAGACCAAACCGGGCAGACGCGTCCCCTCCCGTGTCCCCGGCGCTGGACAGGGCCCAGGCGCCGGTACAGTTTGTTACCGTCCAGGAACAG aggATCATCCTAAGCATGGAAGGAGCCTCAAAAGGAGAATCTGGGTCTCAGAGCTCAGTTGCTGCTCAAGTCCCATTTCTTCACTTGTGCACAACCCTAGAGAGGATTCAGAAGGCAAAAATGCGCCCGGATAAGGCAAAAATTCTCAGAGATTTCATTGATTCTTGGAGAAAATTCCATGGCGCCCTTCACAAAGACGACACCAACACCACCGACTCCTTCTACCCTGCTATGCGGCTCATTGTGCCCCCCTTTGAAAGGGAGAGAATGGCCTACGGAATCAAGGAAAGCATGCTGGCAAAGCTCTACCTTGACGTTTTGGGTCTACCAAAGAATGGACCAGAGGCCAACAAACTTCTTAACTACCGTGCACCCACGACATCCCAGGGAGAAGCCGGGGACTTTGCCGGAATGGCTTACTTTGTCCTGAAGAAAAGGTGCACAAGTCAGGGAAATTTGTCCATCAAAGAGGTGAATGACTTTCTGGACTCTGTTGCCATCCACAATGCCAGCAAGCAGAAGGAGCAGGTGAAGAAGAACCTCCTGCACCTCATCACGCACAGTACAGCTCTGGAGCAGAAGTGGCTGATCCGCATGGTACTGAAGGACATGAAGCTCGGCATCAGCAAGGAAACGGTCCTTCAGGTTTTCCACCCGGACGCCGCCGAGCTCTACAACGTCTCCACCGACTTGAGCAAAGTGTGCCAGCAGCTCCACGACCCGACCGTGTCGCTCAGTGAGGTTTCCATAGGTCTCTTCTCTGCATTCAAGCCCATGCTGGCCGCGGTCGGCAACATCCGTCAGGTGGAGAAACAGATGGGgaataatgcatttttcatcGAGACCAAACTGGACGGCGAACGCATTCAGCTGCACAAGGATGGTGACGTCTACAAGTACTACACCCGCAACTCTTTTGAATACTCTCAGCAGTTTGGCTCCTCGCCTCTAGAGGGCTCCCTGACCCCTCACATTCACAAGGTCTTCAAGCCCCATGTGGTTAACTGCATCCTGGACGGGGAAATGATGGCCTACAACCCAACAACCGAGGCGTTCATGCAGAAAGGAAGCAAGTTTGATATCAAGAGGTTGATGGAGGACTCTGAGGTGCAGacctgcttttgtgtgtttgatgtaCTGTTAGTCAATGACAAGAAGTTTGCAAACGAGCCACTGAAGAAGCGCTACGAGACCCTCCAGACCGTGTTTACACCGGTGAAGGGCCGGATCCAACTGGTGCCAAAAGTAGAAGCTCAAATCATGCAGGATGTGGTGAGGGCGCTCAATGAGGCTATAGACAGCCGTGAGGAAGGGATCATGGTCAAAGACCCCATGTCCATCTACAAACCCGACAAACGCGGGGAAGGCTGGCTGAAGATCAAGCCAGAGTATGTCGACGGCTTGATGGATGAGTTAGACCTTCTGATTGTTGGGGGCTACTGGGGCAAAGGCAGACGCGGGGGGATGATGTCGCACTTTTTGTGCGCGGTGGCCGAGTCACCGCCCCCGGGCGAGAAGCCCTCCGTCTTCCACACCATTTGCCGCATCGGCTCCGGCTACACCATGAAGGAGCTCTACGACCTGGGCCTGAAGCTGGCCAAGCACTGGAAGGTCTATCGCAAGAACGACCCTCCAGCCGCCGTCTTGTGTGGGACGGAGAAGCCAGAGGTGTACATTGAGCCGCGCAACTCGGTCATCGTTCAGGTGAAAGCGGCGGAAATCGTGGGAAGCGATATGTACCATACCGACTGCACCCTGCGCTTCCCCCGCATCGAGAGGATCCGCGAGGACAAGCAGTGGCACCAGTGCATGACCCTGGCTGAGCTCAACCAGTTCCGGTATAAGGCTTCCGGGAAGCTGGCTTCCAGGCACCTTCAAATCCAGGAGGACCAGGTCGACAAGAAAAAGCGGAAGCTCGCACCCAGGCCGAAGAAAACCATCGGCGTTGTAGACCACTTCAAGTCCCAAGACCTTTCGGCTGTGACCAAGGAGACCGACATGTTCGAGGACGTGGAGTTTTGCGTGATCAGTGGCACCGACCGGCATTCGAAGGCTGAACTGGAAAAGGGCGTGGCGCGGTGCGGCGGAATTGTGGTGCAGAACCCGGGTAGGGACACCTACTGCGTAGTTGCAGGCAAAGAGAACATGCGAGTGAAGAACCTGGTCTCATCTGACCTGCACGACGTGGTGTGGGCCACCTGGCTACTTGAGTGCCTCGACAGGAAACAGGTGGTGCCGTGGCAACCGCGGCACATGATTCACATGTCCCCCTCAACGCGGGAGCATTTCGCTCAGGAGTACGACCGCTACGGCGACAGCTACTTTGTGGACGCGGACGCGCAGCAGTTGATGGAGGTCTTTGGCAGGATCCCCGAGCCAGGTCAGGGGTCGCTAGACGTCGGTAGTCTGGAGCAGCGGTACGGCTGGGATGACCTGCCAACCAGCATGTTCCGACCATACACGGCTTTCCTGGACCGCTGCAGTGACATCGGAGACCCCAGGAGCATTATCCCAGGGACCAGCTTGGACACGCGAGGGTTGGAATTCCGCTTTCATGGCGGCACGGTGGCGGAGAAGCTCCAGGAAGGCGTCTCCCACGTTCTGGTGTGCGAGGAGACTAGGCTGCTGGACCTGAAGACCCTCAGGCGGCTGTTTAAGAGGAAGTTTAAGATAGTTAAAGAGGAGTGGGTGAGGGACTCAGTAGCAGCGGGGCACTTGAAGAATGACAATGAATACCTGGTGTGA
- the lig4 gene encoding DNA ligase 4 isoform X2, with translation MEGASKGESGSQSSVAAQVPFLHLCTTLERIQKAKMRPDKAKILRDFIDSWRKFHGALHKDDTNTTDSFYPAMRLIVPPFERERMAYGIKESMLAKLYLDVLGLPKNGPEANKLLNYRAPTTSQGEAGDFAGMAYFVLKKRCTSQGNLSIKEVNDFLDSVAIHNASKQKEQVKKNLLHLITHSTALEQKWLIRMVLKDMKLGISKETVLQVFHPDAAELYNVSTDLSKVCQQLHDPTVSLSEVSIGLFSAFKPMLAAVGNIRQVEKQMGNNAFFIETKLDGERIQLHKDGDVYKYYTRNSFEYSQQFGSSPLEGSLTPHIHKVFKPHVVNCILDGEMMAYNPTTEAFMQKGSKFDIKRLMEDSEVQTCFCVFDVLLVNDKKFANEPLKKRYETLQTVFTPVKGRIQLVPKVEAQIMQDVVRALNEAIDSREEGIMVKDPMSIYKPDKRGEGWLKIKPEYVDGLMDELDLLIVGGYWGKGRRGGMMSHFLCAVAESPPPGEKPSVFHTICRIGSGYTMKELYDLGLKLAKHWKVYRKNDPPAAVLCGTEKPEVYIEPRNSVIVQVKAAEIVGSDMYHTDCTLRFPRIERIREDKQWHQCMTLAELNQFRYKASGKLASRHLQIQEDQVDKKKRKLAPRPKKTIGVVDHFKSQDLSAVTKETDMFEDVEFCVISGTDRHSKAELEKGVARCGGIVVQNPGRDTYCVVAGKENMRVKNLVSSDLHDVVWATWLLECLDRKQVVPWQPRHMIHMSPSTREHFAQEYDRYGDSYFVDADAQQLMEVFGRIPEPGQGSLDVGSLEQRYGWDDLPTSMFRPYTAFLDRCSDIGDPRSIIPGTSLDTRGLEFRFHGGTVAEKLQEGVSHVLVCEETRLLDLKTLRRLFKRKFKIVKEEWVRDSVAAGHLKNDNEYLV, from the coding sequence ATGGAAGGAGCCTCAAAAGGAGAATCTGGGTCTCAGAGCTCAGTTGCTGCTCAAGTCCCATTTCTTCACTTGTGCACAACCCTAGAGAGGATTCAGAAGGCAAAAATGCGCCCGGATAAGGCAAAAATTCTCAGAGATTTCATTGATTCTTGGAGAAAATTCCATGGCGCCCTTCACAAAGACGACACCAACACCACCGACTCCTTCTACCCTGCTATGCGGCTCATTGTGCCCCCCTTTGAAAGGGAGAGAATGGCCTACGGAATCAAGGAAAGCATGCTGGCAAAGCTCTACCTTGACGTTTTGGGTCTACCAAAGAATGGACCAGAGGCCAACAAACTTCTTAACTACCGTGCACCCACGACATCCCAGGGAGAAGCCGGGGACTTTGCCGGAATGGCTTACTTTGTCCTGAAGAAAAGGTGCACAAGTCAGGGAAATTTGTCCATCAAAGAGGTGAATGACTTTCTGGACTCTGTTGCCATCCACAATGCCAGCAAGCAGAAGGAGCAGGTGAAGAAGAACCTCCTGCACCTCATCACGCACAGTACAGCTCTGGAGCAGAAGTGGCTGATCCGCATGGTACTGAAGGACATGAAGCTCGGCATCAGCAAGGAAACGGTCCTTCAGGTTTTCCACCCGGACGCCGCCGAGCTCTACAACGTCTCCACCGACTTGAGCAAAGTGTGCCAGCAGCTCCACGACCCGACCGTGTCGCTCAGTGAGGTTTCCATAGGTCTCTTCTCTGCATTCAAGCCCATGCTGGCCGCGGTCGGCAACATCCGTCAGGTGGAGAAACAGATGGGgaataatgcatttttcatcGAGACCAAACTGGACGGCGAACGCATTCAGCTGCACAAGGATGGTGACGTCTACAAGTACTACACCCGCAACTCTTTTGAATACTCTCAGCAGTTTGGCTCCTCGCCTCTAGAGGGCTCCCTGACCCCTCACATTCACAAGGTCTTCAAGCCCCATGTGGTTAACTGCATCCTGGACGGGGAAATGATGGCCTACAACCCAACAACCGAGGCGTTCATGCAGAAAGGAAGCAAGTTTGATATCAAGAGGTTGATGGAGGACTCTGAGGTGCAGacctgcttttgtgtgtttgatgtaCTGTTAGTCAATGACAAGAAGTTTGCAAACGAGCCACTGAAGAAGCGCTACGAGACCCTCCAGACCGTGTTTACACCGGTGAAGGGCCGGATCCAACTGGTGCCAAAAGTAGAAGCTCAAATCATGCAGGATGTGGTGAGGGCGCTCAATGAGGCTATAGACAGCCGTGAGGAAGGGATCATGGTCAAAGACCCCATGTCCATCTACAAACCCGACAAACGCGGGGAAGGCTGGCTGAAGATCAAGCCAGAGTATGTCGACGGCTTGATGGATGAGTTAGACCTTCTGATTGTTGGGGGCTACTGGGGCAAAGGCAGACGCGGGGGGATGATGTCGCACTTTTTGTGCGCGGTGGCCGAGTCACCGCCCCCGGGCGAGAAGCCCTCCGTCTTCCACACCATTTGCCGCATCGGCTCCGGCTACACCATGAAGGAGCTCTACGACCTGGGCCTGAAGCTGGCCAAGCACTGGAAGGTCTATCGCAAGAACGACCCTCCAGCCGCCGTCTTGTGTGGGACGGAGAAGCCAGAGGTGTACATTGAGCCGCGCAACTCGGTCATCGTTCAGGTGAAAGCGGCGGAAATCGTGGGAAGCGATATGTACCATACCGACTGCACCCTGCGCTTCCCCCGCATCGAGAGGATCCGCGAGGACAAGCAGTGGCACCAGTGCATGACCCTGGCTGAGCTCAACCAGTTCCGGTATAAGGCTTCCGGGAAGCTGGCTTCCAGGCACCTTCAAATCCAGGAGGACCAGGTCGACAAGAAAAAGCGGAAGCTCGCACCCAGGCCGAAGAAAACCATCGGCGTTGTAGACCACTTCAAGTCCCAAGACCTTTCGGCTGTGACCAAGGAGACCGACATGTTCGAGGACGTGGAGTTTTGCGTGATCAGTGGCACCGACCGGCATTCGAAGGCTGAACTGGAAAAGGGCGTGGCGCGGTGCGGCGGAATTGTGGTGCAGAACCCGGGTAGGGACACCTACTGCGTAGTTGCAGGCAAAGAGAACATGCGAGTGAAGAACCTGGTCTCATCTGACCTGCACGACGTGGTGTGGGCCACCTGGCTACTTGAGTGCCTCGACAGGAAACAGGTGGTGCCGTGGCAACCGCGGCACATGATTCACATGTCCCCCTCAACGCGGGAGCATTTCGCTCAGGAGTACGACCGCTACGGCGACAGCTACTTTGTGGACGCGGACGCGCAGCAGTTGATGGAGGTCTTTGGCAGGATCCCCGAGCCAGGTCAGGGGTCGCTAGACGTCGGTAGTCTGGAGCAGCGGTACGGCTGGGATGACCTGCCAACCAGCATGTTCCGACCATACACGGCTTTCCTGGACCGCTGCAGTGACATCGGAGACCCCAGGAGCATTATCCCAGGGACCAGCTTGGACACGCGAGGGTTGGAATTCCGCTTTCATGGCGGCACGGTGGCGGAGAAGCTCCAGGAAGGCGTCTCCCACGTTCTGGTGTGCGAGGAGACTAGGCTGCTGGACCTGAAGACCCTCAGGCGGCTGTTTAAGAGGAAGTTTAAGATAGTTAAAGAGGAGTGGGTGAGGGACTCAGTAGCAGCGGGGCACTTGAAGAATGACAATGAATACCTGGTGTGA